A single genomic interval of Sebastes umbrosus isolate fSebUmb1 chromosome 9, fSebUmb1.pri, whole genome shotgun sequence harbors:
- the arl9 gene encoding ADP-ribosylation factor-like protein 9, whose translation MLGLREAGVVGASVAVAGGVAYLIWTFTSSSSSSSGEEEKKPETRPEKDGQSAEEEPERRGEAVVVPAAEAPLVAAEAPKAPESKPVESAGTQVLVLGLDGAGKTSLLHCLSTGVLEQDMQPTQGFNAVSINREDLHIEFLEIGGKEDLRPYWQKYMSRALLLVFVVDSSNPQLFPVAMKHLHELLASDPRLPLMVLANKQDLPGACSITDLHDALSLSEVGDRRLFLIGTYVKKGEAELSSGVQDARDLIIQMVCDGR comes from the exons ATGTTGGGTCTGAGGGAAGCCGGTGTCGTCGGTGCTTCCGTCGCGGTCGCTGGAGGAGTCGCTTATCTGATCTGgaccttcacctcctcctcctcctcctcctccggggaggaagagaagaagccTGAAACACGACCGGAGAAAGACGGTCAAAGTGCCGAAGAGGAGCCGGAGAGAAGAGGGGAAGCTGTCGTGGTCCCTGCTGCTGAAGCTCCGCTTGTTGCTGCTGAAGCTCCGAAAGCACCGGAG TCCAAGCCTGTGGAGTCAGCGGGGACCCAGGTTCTGGTTCTGGGTCTGGATGGAGCCGGTAAGACCAGCCTGCTGCACTGTTTGTCCACCGGTGTCCTGGAGCAGGACATGCAGCCGACGCAGGGCTTCAACGCCGTCTCCATCAACAGAGAGGATCTGCACATCGAGTTCCTAGAAA TTGGAGGTAAAGAGGATCTACGGCCGTACTGGCAGAAATACATGTCCAGGGCCCTGCTGCTGGTGTTTGTGGTCGACTCCTCCAACCCACAGCTCTTCCCCGTCGCTATGAAGCATTTACATGAGCTGCTGGCGTCCGACCCCCGCCTGCCTTTAATGGTACTGGCCAACAAACAG GACCTTCCAGGAGCCTGCAGCATTACCGACCTCCATGACGccctgtctctgtctgaggTCGGAGACCGCAGGTTGTTCCTCATCGGTACCTACGTGAAGAAGGGCGAGGCAGAGCTCAGCTCCGGCGTTCAGGATGCTCGGGACCTGATCATCCAGATGGTTTGTGACGGCAGATAA
- the LOC119494785 gene encoding uncharacterized protein LOC119494785 isoform X1 has product MMTGKQGFQSSFGPSDRISELALHKTSKTVSTTAPCERLVWGNQEPIWSPSASALGAVPSARIQYLAKHKRDFSAWEDHRRKEEEEAAKTQRTSSMASQYKHIVRLSTPLPRRCGSREMRPPHTPQCEKNCPIWHVDLSMRTVVITPRLLQLSNPKQDHPDFQRDRESVESIISFASKTARISQRVVQLSRPRLKQGIICNELGTVSKAAREATASARVEMLATPKPLSKDYIPLRVPGWS; this is encoded by the exons ATGATGACTGGAAAACAAG GGTTTCAGTCCAGCTTCGGTCCATCAGACAG AATCTCGGAGCTGGCGCTGCACAAAACCTCAAAAACAGTTTCGACCACGGCTCCTTG TGAGAGGCTGGTCTGGGGCAACCAGGAGCCAATATGGTCTCCCTCTGCTTCAGCGCTCGGAGCCGTTCCAAGTGCAAGAATCCAATACCTAGCCAAGCACAAAAGAGACTTCTCAGCATGGGAGGACCACCGGAG gaaggaggaggaggaggcggcgaaGACCCAACGTACTTCCTCCATGGCATCCCAGTACAAGCACATTGTCCGCTTGTCAACACCCTTACCCAGGCGCTGCGGCTCCCGGGAAATGAG GCCTCCTCACACCCCTCAGTGTGAGAAGAACTGTCCTATCTGGCACGTCGATCTCAGCATGAGGACTGTTGTGATCACACCGCGACTGCTGCAGCTCTCCAACCCCAAACAGGACCATCCTGACTtccaaagagacagagag AGTGTTGAGTCCATCATTTCCTTCGCTTCCAAGACGGCTCGAATCTCTCAGCGAGTGGTCCAGCTGTCACGGCCCCGACTGAAGCAGGGCATCATCTGCAACGAGCTCGGCACT GTTTCTAAGGCAGCGAGGGAAGCCACAGCGAGTGCTCGTGTTGAAATGCTGGCGACACCAAAGCCACTTTCCAAGGACTACATCCCTCTTCGAGTACCAGGGTGGAGCTGA
- the hopx gene encoding homeodomain-only protein, with protein MSTETPDDMKLSYQQKVLEENFTKVSKHPEGVTLMLIAAECGLSEEETKKWFNTRYAQWRKAEGLPAQLGSVLD; from the exons ATGTCTACCGAAACGCCGGATGATATGAAGCTGTCGTACCAACAGAAAGTGCTGGAGGAGAATTTCACGAAAGTCAGCAAGCATCCGGAGGGAGTGACGCTCATGTTGATCGCTGCGGAGTGCGGGCTGTCAGAGGAGGAAACTAAA AAATGGTTCAACACACGTTACGCACAGTGGAGGAAGGCGGAGGGTCTTCCGGCTCAGCTGGGATCAGTGTTGGACTGA
- the LOC119494785 gene encoding uncharacterized protein LOC119494785 isoform X2, whose product MVSLCFSARSRSKCKNPIPSQAQKRLLSMGGPPEEEEEAAKTQRTSSMASQYKHIVRLSTPLPRRCGSREMRPPHTPQCEKNCPIWHVDLSMRTVVITPRLLQLSNPKQDHPDFQRDRESVESIISFASKTARISQRVVQLSRPRLKQGIICNELGTVSKAAREATASARVEMLATPKPLSKDYIPLRVPGWS is encoded by the exons ATGGTCTCCCTCTGCTTCAGCGCTCGGAGCCGTTCCAAGTGCAAGAATCCAATACCTAGCCAAGCACAAAAGAGACTTCTCAGCATGGGAGGACCACCGGAG gaggaggaggaggcggcgaaGACCCAACGTACTTCCTCCATGGCATCCCAGTACAAGCACATTGTCCGCTTGTCAACACCCTTACCCAGGCGCTGCGGCTCCCGGGAAATGAG GCCTCCTCACACCCCTCAGTGTGAGAAGAACTGTCCTATCTGGCACGTCGATCTCAGCATGAGGACTGTTGTGATCACACCGCGACTGCTGCAGCTCTCCAACCCCAAACAGGACCATCCTGACTtccaaagagacagagag AGTGTTGAGTCCATCATTTCCTTCGCTTCCAAGACGGCTCGAATCTCTCAGCGAGTGGTCCAGCTGTCACGGCCCCGACTGAAGCAGGGCATCATCTGCAACGAGCTCGGCACT GTTTCTAAGGCAGCGAGGGAAGCCACAGCGAGTGCTCGTGTTGAAATGCTGGCGACACCAAAGCCACTTTCCAAGGACTACATCCCTCTTCGAGTACCAGGGTGGAGCTGA